GCCTCGATCTTCGCCTGATCCGCCTCGCGCGTGCGCAAAGCCTGTTCGCGCGCAACTTCGGACGCCTGGCCGGCGCGTTTCAATTCGATCTCGCGCTCCTGTTCGAGCCGGGCGAACTCGGTATCGCGGCCGATCAGGAACGACTGGCGCTCAGCCTCGAGATTCTTGGTCTCGATCTGGATCCGCGTGTCCTGCTCGATATCGTTGCGTGCTTTCTTGCGCAGTTCGATCTGCTCGGTCAGCTTGGTCAAGCCTTCGGCATCGAACGCGTTGTTGGCGTTGAAATGCTCGATCGAGGTCTGGTCGAGCCCGGTCAGCGAGACGGATTCGAGCTCCAGGCCGTTCATCGCCAGATCGGCGGACGATACCTGCTGCACCTTCTGCACGAAATCGGCACGCTGTTCGTGCAGCTGGTTCATCGTCATGCCCGCCGCGACCGAGCGCAGCGCGTCGACGAACTTGCCCTCGACCAGTTCCTTCAGCGCATCCGGGTGCATGGTGCGCATGCCGAGCGTCTGCGCGGCGGTCGCGATCGACTGGGCGTCGGGACGCACGCGGACGTAGAATTCCGCCTTCACATCGATGCGCAACCGATCGAGCGTGATCAGCGCGTCGGTGTTCTTGCGCTCGACCGCGAGCCGCACCGTGTTCATGTTGACCGGCATGGTTTCATGGAACACCGGCAGCACCAGCGCGCCGCCGTTGATCACGACCTTCTCGCCGCCGAAGCCGGTGCGCACGAAGCCGATCTCCTTCGAGGCACGCTTGTAGAGCTTGGCGAGGATCATGCTGAGGATGATCGCCAGGACCAAGAAGATCCCGGGATAGACCAGATACGGGATGACCGAACTCGACTGGGCAACGACGTCGTTCATGAAACTCAGACTCCGATATACGGCAGGCGATGGTCGCCGCGGGAAATGGCACGAAAGATCTGGTCCTCGCGGCGCACGAGCAGGATACGCTCGCCCTCCTCAAAGACCTGGTCGGGCGCGTTGGGCTCGACCATGACGTAATGGGCCTGGCCATGCTCGTCCTCGACCCGCGCGCGGGCGGGCGAGCCATGGGCGGCGCGGCCAGTGACGATGCTGCCCGTCTCGCCGACTAGGTCGTCGAGCGAGATGGCGGTGGTGTGATCGCGCGGCAGGATGCGCGCGAGACCGCGCGCGGCGAGACCGGTCGCGGGTAGCGCGGCGGCAAGCGCCGCGGGAATCGCAAACCACGGATCGAGCAACGCGCCGCTGCTGTCATGGATCGCCTGCTGCCCGATCAGCCCGATAATGCCGAACAGCGCGAGGAACACCACCAGCAGCATAAGCAAGGGCAACCGCCCGACGCCGAGCCAGCTGAGCAAGTCCGGGTGCGAATCGAAATCGCCATCGATATGGGCGTCATGGCCGAGCCCGACCATCTGCACGACGCCGATCAACAGCATCAGGACGATGGCCGAAACGAAGACGAAATTTTCCGGCGCCCCGAGAAACGCTAACATGCCACCCTGCCCATGGCAGCGATTGTAATGGCCTGTACGGGGCGCGCTACCGAAATCGGACCGGTTATGGCGATTCAGATGGTTAGCGAAACCTCCTCTCGCCCAAGCCCTCCATCACCAGCACGATCTTGCCGACGTGATCGCCCGCCTCCATCCGCTCATGTGCCGCCGGCGCGTCCGCCAGCGGGAAGGTCTTGTCGATCACCGGCTTCAACCGACCCGCCTCGACATGCGGCCATACCGTGCGCGCCAGTTCGTCCGCGACCAAGCTCTTGAACGCAGTATCGCGCGGGCGCAGCGTCGATCCAGTCAGCGTCAAGCGGCGGC
This portion of the Sphingomonas sp. So64.6b genome encodes:
- a CDS encoding flotillin domain-containing protein; protein product: MNDVVAQSSSVIPYLVYPGIFLVLAIILSMILAKLYKRASKEIGFVRTGFGGEKVVINGGALVLPVFHETMPVNMNTVRLAVERKNTDALITLDRLRIDVKAEFYVRVRPDAQSIATAAQTLGMRTMHPDALKELVEGKFVDALRSVAAGMTMNQLHEQRADFVQKVQQVSSADLAMNGLELESVSLTGLDQTSIEHFNANNAFDAEGLTKLTEQIELRKKARNDIEQDTRIQIETKNLEAERQSFLIGRDTEFARLEQEREIELKRAGQASEVAREQALRTREADQAKIEAKQKVDSSQIEADRAVKEAQIAQEQALALARQEQQIAVQNKSREESQSRAEADKARAEAVAAEEQVGTARETEIAERQKRIELIDASREAERAAIGIKVQAEAEKHAAANRGEAVRLTAESEAEAAKLKAEGDRVRFEVEAAGQRAVNEAANLLSSDQVSMATKLALLKVLPELIREAARPMESIDSIKIVQVEGLQGNGGAGVAIDGDGGNGNLANSAVSAALRYRAQAPLIDGLMKELGIDGSSLEAMTRSVAATSAAPIIASVIAPAAAAASEEE
- a CDS encoding YqiJ family protein; protein product: MLAFLGAPENFVFVSAIVLMLLIGVVQMVGLGHDAHIDGDFDSHPDLLSWLGVGRLPLLMLLVVFLALFGIIGLIGQQAIHDSSGALLDPWFAIPAALAAALPATGLAARGLARILPRDHTTAISLDDLVGETGSIVTGRAAHGSPARARVEDEHGQAHYVMVEPNAPDQVFEEGERILLVRREDQIFRAISRGDHRLPYIGV